In one Brienomyrus brachyistius isolate T26 chromosome 5, BBRACH_0.4, whole genome shotgun sequence genomic region, the following are encoded:
- the LOC125742252 gene encoding CREB-binding protein-like, translating to MASSSQEAEAPEIPQESRRLSIQRCIQSLVHACQCCNANCSLPSCQKMKRVVQHTKGCKRKTNGGCPICKQLIALCCYHTKHCQENKCPVPFCLNIKHKLCQQQLQHRLQQAQMMRRRMATMQGRGAPQSSPQGPSQQTPQQGGPIAAAALQNLLRILRSPSSPQKQQQVLCILKSNPKLMTAFIKQRAARYQANQPPQQQQQVQQQQAPQGLHTGQSNLAGLAPVPGGAVQRPGMPPQPPQQQLQHRFQQAQMMRRRMATMQGQRRNLKQG from the coding sequence atggccagcagcagccaggaGGCTGAGGCTCCTGAGATCCCACAGGAGAGCCGCCGCCTCAGCATCCAGCGCTGCATCCAGTCGCTGGTGCATGCCTGCCAGTGCTGCAACGCCAACTGCTCGCTGCCTTCCTGCCAGAAGATGAAGCGCGTGGTGCAGCACACCAAGGGCTGCAAGCGCAAGACCAACGGCGGCTGCCCCATATGCAAGCAGCTGATTGCGCTCTGCTGCTACCACACCAAGCACTGTCAGGAGAACAAGTGTCCCGTGCCCTTCTGCCTCAACATCAAGCACAAGCTGTGCCAGCAGCAGCTGCAACACCGGTTGCAGCAGGCGCAGATGATGCGCCGACGCATGGCCACCATGCAGGGCCGTGGCGCCCCCCAGAGCTCACCGCAGGGCCCTTCACAGCAGACACCCCAGCAAGGGGGCCCCATCGCTGCTGCCGCTTTGCAGAACCTCCTGCGCATACTCAGGTCACCCAGCTCGCCGCAAAAGCAGCAGCAGGTCCTCTGCATCCTCAAGTCCAACCCGAAGCTCATGACCGCCTTCATAAAGCAGCGGGCTGCCAGGTACCAGGCCAACCAGCCGccgcagcaacagcagcaggtgCAACAGCAGCAGGCCCCGCAGGGCTTGCACACAGGCCAGTCCAACCTTGCAGGCCTGGCCCCTGTGCCTGGTGGAGCGGTGCAACGGCCTGGCatgcccccccagccaccccagcagcagctgcagcaccGGTTCCAGCAGGCGCAGATGATGCGCCGACGCATGGCCACCATGCAGGGCCAAAGACGAAACTTAAAACAAGGATAA
- the LOC125742254 gene encoding histone acetyltransferase p300-like produces MASSSQGAEATESPQDSRYPSFQRCIQSLVHACQCHNASCTVHACQKMRRMVQHSKGCKHKTDGGCPNCKQLIALCCYHAKHCQDNTCPVPYCLKVRRKSMRQSTATLSPQQQQEAPPQQRLPPQGPQIAMPMERPLMPQQPPCLPGTAPPPQSPSQEGGPIAGATLQDLLHALNSPSPLQQQQEVLRILRSNPQLMAAFIKQREAKYQASQQA; encoded by the coding sequence atggccagcagcagccagggGGCCGAGGCCACTGAGAGCCCGCAGGACAGCCGGTACCCAAGTTTCCAGCGCTGCATCCAGTCTCTGGTGCACGCCTGCCAGTGCCACAATGCCAGCTGCACGGTGCACGCCTGCCAGAAGATGAGGCGCATGGTGCAGCATTCCAAGGGCTGTAAGCACAAGACCGACGGCGGCTGCCCCAATTGCAAGCAGCTGATTGCGCTCTGCTGCTACCACGCCAAGCACTGCCAAGATAACACGTGCCCCGTGCCCTACTGCCTCAAAGTCAGGCGAAAGAGCATGCGTCAGAGCACGGCCACCCTGTCCCCGCAACAGCAGCAGGAGGCCCCTCCCCAGCAGCGGCTCCCCCCCCAGGGGCCCCAAATAGCTATGCCCATGGAGAGGCCCCTGATGCCCCAGCAGCCACCCTGCCTGCCTGGGACTGCTCCGCCACCGCAGAGCCCCTCGCAGGAGGGGGGCCCCATCGCTGGCGCCACTCTACAAGACCTCCTGCATGCGCTTAATTCCCCCAGCCCACTGCAACAGCAACAGGAAGTCCTCCGCATCCTCAGGTCCAACCCGCAGCTCATGGCCGCCTTCATAAAGCAGCGGGAAGCCAAGTACCAGGCCAGCCAGCAGGCATAG